The following nucleotide sequence is from Aquarana catesbeiana isolate 2022-GZ linkage group LG08, ASM4218655v1, whole genome shotgun sequence.
tagcagtcttgcgacttctatcagtgtcaagttaaagcttgtaggaggagttttcattctactctgactgtcctatgaggctgcaagacccctgaccttctgtctggacagtgctgattggctgtgtgccgatcacatgcaccctcccaaggaaaaaaaaaaaaaattctccagccAAACACACCCAACtgagcagagtgcccccaaggctctgaactattaggagatggattggggacagtgaaagaaggggaggattagagaagacaggatcaaacagcctttttacacaatgcataggattaaccccttaggttccacagtgaatataacaagcatgctttactgcatatacagactgattttatttactgttgtgggtttagtagcattTTAATACACAAACTAGATCAGAGGCCTCTGCAAAGTACACTGGGACAGCTGTTCCCCCCATGTAATCTTCATCCCTTACAACTGTATTATTTTAAATACATGTCCCCTATTGACCCTTGGTTAATCTAAATTAGTTTTTATTAAATGAGTTGCACTAAGatagccttctgtgtgtagcagcctccccagcaccctctaatacttacccagcaccctctaatacttAAATGGGGACAGAGCCCCatttctgtccagcaatgtccacgagtccttTCGGCCATCTGGGAATCTCCCCCCCGataggctgagacacagcattgcGCCATTGGCTCCTTTGGCTGTcagttaaagtcagttagccaatcagaggaggtggggggtggggccgaacagcagctccatgtctgaatggacacacggagctgcagctcagctcggttgcccccatagcaagctgcttgctgtgggggcactcgacaggagggaggggcctaggAGCAGCAAAAAGgcacccgagaagtggaggatccaggctgctctgtgcaaaaccaacatgcttgtttttttgttttgttttttaaaatgagactttacaatcactttttaagaAAGAATGTTTATGTATGGttttttttcatccattttgcTTGTTTAATGTAgtaccacagtaaaaaaaaaaatatatagcattaaaaaaaaaaaaacaactcactcACAAAACAATACGGTTTGGTCTAGGAATGCAATTTTATACCTCTGATCcaggctgtgcactctgcaagagcagtttctccagagcttagtaaatgtgcagaagctctgctgacttccatcatccaatcatgtgctagcaaaaatgcattttttttattttctttgcacatgattgggtactctttgcaaagtgaagctttacctcatttactaagctatggagcaactgcactttttctaagtacacagtctatttgcctttagtaaatcaacccctatggggtTGATTataaaagctggagagtgcaaaattagactcacttctgcagagaaaccaatcagcttccaggttatattgccaaagcttcattgaacaaactgaggttagaagccgattggctaccatgcacagctatacCAGATTGtgagcactccagttttagtaaatctcctccatgtgtccatgtacacataggcttttagcagagtttaggagctgccgtgtttaggtgaggttaaacctTCCTCTCCTGTACAGAGAGCTCCAACCATGCTGTTTAGCACGTGTGGGAGAAACTATTAGATTTCtctagctgctggcaataatcacacgCTAAAAATCAAacatgctggttgtatccaagttgatccggattgacttgggtacaatcagcctgctcatagatggatcgactctcagcctgtccctgctgaacaatcgatccatctatggccggctttacagtACAGATGTTACAGAAAATTTGGTCTGATTCAGATTTATATTCTGATAAAAGAACATTAGTGTGTTAGTAACCTTCCCCATTACACCCTGGCCAAGCCTTCCAGGGCATCTATTTAAGCGGCCAGGGTCAATTTTTTGTAGTTGAATGCTATTGAGATAGGTTGCTGCCAGATTTGTCAATCCTTCCCTCCACTATCACAAGGAAACATGTTAAAGATATGCATATGTATAGAGTGCTTCTCTATGACTGAACCCCAAGATCATATGCATACTAATAGTTATTGCGTGTAGACATCTTTAACCTTTCTTCAGTGGTAAAACTGCTGTGCAGCTGCCTCTTTTTACTGCCCCCCAgcatcctgttaaaaaaaaaaaaacgaatactcCCAAACAGAAACAACTggcataagccctggttcacattggtgcgattgacatgcaatttgacatgtcaaatcacatgtcaaattggtggtaattgccggcaacggcaccgtcCAAATCAgagcggcgccgcaccaatttcaaaaagtagtttctataCTACTTTTTGTGAATtctgggtgcgatttccattgacatctgtgcagaaacccgcacagatgtctgggAAATCGCCgccgaaattgggactgacatgcggaagTGAAATCCTgcgggttcagctgaacttgcatgatttcattcccgcactcagtgtgaacctgggctaaaagcgCGTTACTAAGAGTATGATGTGGTGCACCACATTTTTATCAGTTAGTAGCAGAAGGAGTTTTTAAAATGTCCATAATCGAGGTTGAATCCTGGTTGGAACAAAGTAGTTTACTTATCTCTGGTGAACAGTAGCTAAGCATAACTGTGTTCTCAATACTCCAAGTATAGGATTTTGTTTATATAATTTCCCTTAAAGTGTATCcaatccaagaacaaaaatttaCAGTATTGCAGCCTACAGATTACACTTTTTTCCCTTATTTTAACCAGGTAATcctgccattaaccacttaaggaccaagcctctttctgagatttgttgtttacaagttaaaaacagtttttttttgctagaaaatttacttagaacccccaaacattatacattctttatctaacaccctagagaataaaatggcggttgttgcaatactttctgtcagacCGTAtttgcggtcttacaagcgcagtttttggaaaaaatacacttttttgaattaaaaaataagacaacagtaaagttagcccattttttttatattgtgaaagataatgttacaccgagtaaattgatacccaacatgtcacgcttcaaaattgcgcccgctcgtggaatggcgacaaacttttacccttaaaaatctccataggcgacatttaaaaaaattatacaggttgcatgttttcagttacagaggaggtctagggctagaattattgctcgctctagcgatcgcggcgatacctcacatgtgtggtttgaacaccatttttatatgcgggcgctactcacatatgcattcgcttttgCTTGCGAGCTCGGctggacagggcgcgtttaaaaaatttagtttttttcttatttattttaccttttattttttatttttacactgttctttaaaaaataaaattgtgtcacttttattcctattacatggaatgtaagcatcccttgtaatagaaaaaaaaagcatgacagatcctcttaaatatgagatctggggtcaaaaagacctgatgttgtcatttaaaaaaatacaaaaaaaaaaatggccctttaagagctatgggcggaagtgacattttgacgtcacttctgccctgcattgatatggagatgggtgggggccatcttcccctcactcgtctccatgtcaggctagggagaggatccgatcgcctcggCCGCTGCCGATGGccctggtaagcggtggagggcactggagcatggcggggggccctctcctgccaccgataaaagtgatctcgcgccgAATCCGAGGCAGAGaacacttttatcttgaagcggaccgcacGAAGAAGAggataacggggttatggcagctagctgctaccataacaatgatattcctcttcaaagtaccgacatataacgacggtgggcggtctggaagtggttaacacacttcctatcctagggtgacaatctTATTGAGCAGTGTTGTCATTCTAGTACAAGGAGTGCGTTATGACTATATAACACCTCACTCTCTTCTCATAACAGGGGGCGGTGTCTTGTAGTCCATGGGAATAACAGGCAACAATTCTAACTAATAACAGCcaggaggcagagagcacagagaGTTATCAGCGCACAAGATTTTAGGCTGGATGAACAGCTAttttttgcacttgtcaaacagatataataaaaaactttcaatggtatatttaactgaCCAAAAGGGGCAAAGAGGGAAAtgtattgttagagtttacatacattttaaacctgATTGTTTATTgtgaacacataggggttgatttactaaacgcaaatagactgagcactttgcaaagtgcagttgccctctgcaagtgcagttgctccagagctcagtaaatgaggtaaggctttactttgcaaagagtacccaatcacatgcaatgaaaatagaaaaaaacacaatttttgcttgctgatgattggatgatggaagtcagcacagcttctgctcacttactaagctttggagcaactttgcaaagtgcacagtttttttgcctttagtaaatcaaccccatactctCTGCTCTGCTTTTATCAACTCAGCCCGTAATTACAGTTATTATTAAGCCTTTTCTCAGTTCTCTTATCACTTTATCACTGTGTGTCTCATTGGACCAAAAATGTGAATCACAAGTGGTTTAGTCGTATTAACCATCGCTATTAACTAATTTATGTTCTAATAAGTCCAATTTCCCTATACCCCAAATGTGTATTGCTAAAAGCAGTTATTAGATTCCTTATATACACATAATGCATAATATATAATGAACACACTGATACTATGAACTTGTTAGGAATAACAAATCATTTATTTATGTTATCTTTTGTACAAATATAGTCAacaattttttaaccaaaataaataaatacagcatCATATAAAAAATAGGAAATGGTTGAGGACATGATTTTCACAGCCAGCTGTGTTTAGTGCAAATTCATAAggtaaaagtagaaaaaaacaaaacataaaacgcTTTACTAGATCAACTGTTAACTTATGCACTTTACATCATTAACATACCAGATGAGCTTATTTGGCGATTGGAAATACCTTCCTTTTTCCTTTAAAAACCTTTTTACCAACAAACATACATTGGTTCTTTCTAACATCAATTCCCTGAACCTTTCTAAAGCAAAGATGACTATTTCAGCGCAGTAGAAACATACATTTTAACAAATCCGTCAACTATCAGCTATACTTTCCTGAACATACTGCATACGTACTATGACATTCTTCTGTGTAACGTGTACCTTATAGCTTCAGTGTACAACACAagcttccttcattttttttttcagaatttcacTACTGTGCATTCCCTAAAAATAACTTAGTTAgcatatatttaatatataatttaAATAACACATGTACAACACAATTGTTTATAAAATTATCATTATTGAGCCATAATAAtgtaataaatatgtataaatatgaAAAGTACGATATGAACTTTTTTTCTTAAAGTGCAAATCTTATCAGAGGTCGTTGATAACCTCTTATTCTGAAAACCCTGTAGAACAGAGAGTCTATTGAACACTGGTACCCAGCTTTGTGGCACAGACATCTCAGAGCCAGGTGAGCACATTCCAGTGTCCTTTCCTTCAATCAGGTAGCATTTCATGCCTTGGAGATGAAGATGCAATTGGCAATTCAGTCTGTACATTGATATCAGTCATGTGGCTCCTTGGATGTCTGCCTTGCTAGTGTATTGAACAGTTTGTCCCAGTGAGTAAAGTAAGGTGCATAGTTCCAGACAAATTTCTGGTGATGGAGGTCATGATGTCCTGGCCCCCCGCATAAGCCAAAAGGCACCAGTCTATGTGCGGACCAGGGAAAGTCATAGCCACAGTGATCTTCCACAGACAGGTAGATATGGATGATGAAGATGGCCATCTCAGTTAGAGGATGACACCCCAGCATTATCGGACTGATGTTAGCAAAGAACCCCAATGACAGCATCTCCCATGCGCTGGAGTACTGTGTTGCCAGGGCAAAGGTGGCAGTGTACTTGTGATGTGTCTTGTGGAAGTTCTTGTATAGCCAGGGCACCTTGTGATGCAGCAAGTGCCAGGCAAAGTACTGGAAGTCAAAGAGCAGCATGCAGGCAATGATGTCCAACACAATGCGATGCAGCTCAGGAGCCAGGGATGGCAGGTGCACCGGTCTCCAGTACCAATAGGCAACACTCAGAGGAAATATGAAGACCAGATGACTGTAGATGGTGTGTGCCAAGCAGTGCAGCACCATGGCCAACGTGGGTCTGGATTTGGGCTGCACTTGGTACTTCTTTAAGGCTGGTATTCTGAGACAGAGGATGTCTAATGCCAGGTAAGGGAGACAGAAAGCCATGTAGACAGTGAAGGAGAACAGCACTGGATAGAAGGGAGATCTGATGATGTGCTCTTTAGATAGCACATAGTCCCAGACAGGTTGCAGGAAGAATCCTGGCTGTGCTGCTTCCCACATGGAGAAGGCTGGAGTCATCAGCAAACTGCTACGGTTCATTATGAATAAGCTGAATACACACACAGCACACTGCTCTGTTTATATAGACCTCATACTTCCTACACTCAACCAGTCAGCTGCGTAGAGGCCACTTTCCTGGGAATTTCCCTCCtactttattttttacaaaatgaaGGGTGAGGCTATGAAAACAATGTGCTCAGGCGGAGCTCTGAACCACCACATGCAGAAAAATTGTGCAGAATCCTAGATTGCTATCTCTGCAGTTTCCGACTATAAATTTCATTTTCCACAAACCACCGTCGCAAGCTGCCGTCTAAAAATAACTCCAGCCTGTGCCCTGTTCAAAGCATACGTGttccatccctttaaacccgaacacataggaattacactgCTTCTggggctaattgaatgcagatagggcaccaagtgagtttaattaccaccttaatcagccacagaacctgtgtaattcttatgtgttcggttttaaagagatgaggtggcaaccctagactgcTGTGGCGTGCAGAAAAAACGCAGCTTAATGGACATGATATAATTGAGCCCAAAGTACACCTATCATTGAAGAATTATGGAGGAATTATAGCTGGTCTCTGCTCATCACTACTTCACTAATCACGGTCATGctgatgctttggcttcaacaTTTTGCGTCCTGAGTATAGAGAATTGTGGAACTTGCGTATCTGACGCATGTGTGTCCCGGGTCTGTGATTTCAAAGCATGGAGAGCAGACACAGCCAAGAAAATAGCATTTTTTAAATTGGGCCAGCAGTGGCAGCCCCGGTACTTCTATGACAAGTGTACTTGTTGCTCTCTTTTGATTACAACTGGGAAACCTGGAACTCGCCATCTACTATAGAACCACAAGTTCCAACATGCCCACTTTATTCTATTTAGACTTTCAATGCTCTGACTACTGTGGTTCACCCTGAGCTGTAATGTGCAATGAATAATTATGTTTGCAGATAAAGGATAAAGCTGGCCACACAGTAGTAGAACTTTAAAAATTTTCTTTTTCGGGAACATTCATTTGATTTTTCTAAGTGTGAGTGGGGTCTAATTGACTTTTTGTTTTTGAccgtagtcagggctttttttcagggggaacttggtggaactcagttccaccacctctggctcagaccctttgatgcctgttcaccacaatcacttgtaaatacagaagtctgGTTTCCACTCTGGactctgtgggggagatttactaaaacaggtgcactcacaatctggtgcagctgtgcgtggtagccaatcagcttctaacttccatttgttcaattaagctttggcaataaaacctggaagctggttggtttcccTGCATAGTTGctccagactttgcactctccagctttagtaaataatcctgtgtatgtaatgcaatcctggtatttaatgcccctttaagaccctcctactattttcgtgaaatttgactgaccacacccactatttgatgtgatttggagggtgtgtgtagggggaggggttttgttgggccgtggttaagttccagaaATAGGCTGTGTCTAGGGACAGGTTCTCATCACGAAGGGACATTCTGGGCACCTCCTGTTTGTACCTGATGTTGGGAAGAAGGAACTTCTCCACATGTAATCAGTCTGGTACAAGCTTGTGCACTGGTTGGACAGTGGAGCATCCCTCTTAGCATGAAACATTGATCAAACACAAGAAAGTCTGCTTAAGGAAGCAAGCCTTTGGCAACCTCCTGGATGTAAGCTCTGCATGTCTACTGCACTACGAAAACTGTCTTATGTTCGATGTGGATAAGTGCCAGTTTGTTAAAGTTGATTCTGGAAAAACATATAACAgtattttccactgctgattactcagcacaataaaatagaattttaaGGAAAGCTTGTGACGTCTGATCCTTCTGCACCATAGCCACACATAGGCCCGCCCAGAGGTGCATAGCACTTCTCCAATGGTTGTACTGTCTCATTCATTTCTATATATTAcgctttttaaaggaaaacacgTTTAGAGCACTGCCAGTAAAAAAGCGCACCACGCTAAAAGGTGTAAGGATGAAAATGGTTTTGTTTAGTAGAATGGTACATAATGCATCAAGCATTTAcattaggggtctcaaactggcggccttcagctgttgcgaaactaaaaGTTCCAtgtggcattgcaaggctgacagttacaagcatgattcccacaggcagaggcatgatgggacttgtagttccgcaacagctggagggccgccagtttgagatccctgataTACATGCATTCTAAAGGGGCATTACAATGCATAAAACACTAAATTACTAAAGCACGTGCTGACACCTGATGCAAGTCGATGTAAACACAATCGCTAAAATCTCATATATGCTCTAATACGTTAATGTCAAATAAACAGTCATTTTGAGTATTctcaaatctgcagctttcattaaaataatccccGGTGATCCCGGCATTAAGGTTCTTGTCTAGGCACTTTCTGTTATGGATGACAACTAAATTGCTTTCCTATGTTTTCACCCTGTAACATGCTAACCTGGTGAAGACAGCATGGGGGtgcatttactaaaactgtagagtgtaaaatctggtgcagctctgcatagaaaccaatcagccttcaggttttattgtcaaagcttcattgaacaaactgaTGTCAaaatctgattggctactatgtacagctgcaccagattctgagcactccagttttaataaatctacccCTAAGTGCCCATGCTGACAAACATTGTGCAGGcattgtccactgttgtcaccaacaGGAAGCTGGTACTGAGCAATGATATGCAGCTTGTCCTCGATAGAGTGCACATAGACAGGAAATGGCTAAAAGAGACTGCAGGCGATCAGCAGCAATaggatgcaaaaacaaaaaaataagggtGAATGCAGTTATGACACCCAGTGCATTTGCAAACTAAATGTCAATTAGATacttaaaagaatataaaaaaagagagagataaagaAAGAGAACTAATTTATCATTTTTGCAAGACCCTCAATCTGTTATGCTGAATTTGCCATACGGTGAATAAATTCCCCCTGATGTACATGCTTTAGAACCAAAGATATATAGAACTAGTTGGATAAAAATAAACTATCTCATTGACCCTTGTTTTCTCAGTTCTGCTTGTATACTGTGTAAGGACCACAGGAGGGACCTCTGCTAAAGAATATAACACATACTTTTAGCTTTGATTGTATATCTCATGAAATAGTGGCTGATACATCTGATATTCATGACCTTCTTCCAGTATTTTTCGTTTTTGGCATGCTGATAATGATGTAATTTGTCATGTGTGCATATGAAGTATGCTGCATACTGTGCCAGTGTTATAATCCCTGGCAATTATTTCAGGATGACTGACGTCTTCAGTGGAATTTCCAGTATAACAGTGTGCTGGGAGTTTTCTATATTCTTTGCAGCATGGAAGATAATGCACTTATTGAGGATACAAAATGTAATAGatgttaattaaagtggttgtaaagcttatttattttttaaatagtaaacttgttattcttacctgctctgtgcaattttattaataatcctgtccaaaaaatactgaccccgGACTTGAACCTGACctaaccttgacctttgaccctgacccaaacactaaccctggcactgactttgatcaaaccttgatctaggtattttttattttttttaataatttttttttttttggtggtatttgatcacctctgcggtttttattttttgcgctataaaaataaaagagcaacaattttgaaaaaaaaaaaacaatatttttaacttttttatataATGAATATctacaacatttaaaaaaacaaaacaaatttattcatcagtttgggccaatatgtattcttctacatatttttggaagcgtgtattgattggtttgcgcaaaagttatagcgtctacaaaagaggggatagatttatggcatttttattataatttttttatttactagtaatggcgcgatctgcaacattgcagcggacagatcagacacttttgacacttttttgggaccagtgacatttgtaGAGCGTTCAGAGCTAAAAAttgccactgattactgcataaatgtcactggcagggaaggggttaacactagggagcgatcaaggggttaagtgtgtcctagggaggttttTCTTACTGTGGGAGCAGTGTAGTGACTGGAAATAGAGAGAcagagctgtttatatttactagaaacagcagatctctttcctctccctgacagaacgggggatctgtctgtttacattgacagatccccctttctctcaggagcgattgcaggtgcccggcagacatcgcagctgccgggggcacgtgcatcagctcctgcGTCACGTGACAGGCGCATGCGCCTGCT
It contains:
- the LOC141106023 gene encoding cholesterol 25-hydroxylase-like protein; amino-acid sequence: MNRSSLLMTPAFSMWEAAQPGFFLQPVWDYVLSKEHIIRSPFYPVLFSFTVYMAFCLPYLALDILCLRIPALKKYQVQPKSRPTLAMVLHCLAHTIYSHLVFIFPLSVAYWYWRPVHLPSLAPELHRIVLDIIACMLLFDFQYFAWHLLHHKVPWLYKNFHKTHHKYTATFALATQYSSAWEMLSLGFFANISPIMLGCHPLTEMAIFIIHIYLSVEDHCGYDFPWSAHRLVPFGLCGGPGHHDLHHQKFVWNYAPYFTHWDKLFNTLARQTSKEPHD